The following coding sequences are from one Haliotis asinina isolate JCU_RB_2024 chromosome 3, JCU_Hal_asi_v2, whole genome shotgun sequence window:
- the LOC137278913 gene encoding uncharacterized protein translates to MDDAKVNNRKLYQDLCDALKEMGYDKTPEQCKTKIHTLKRQYRQSKTLLTTSGVEREAYEEERRTFDAKSADMSDISDIRHSGETEKLVADPIPSTSADCVNSQHMPVDALSASKRKDWKTDGKKDGKTDGKKDGKNEKKEETNDGKEENRKRSFDKSETGSKRVKRTRKQTALTAVMEGFATSNENKDEKFISLEQKKLDVEMRKIDLERIRLEMEMQQKREEREHQYKMMSMVMSRIQTM, encoded by the exons ATGGATGATGCGAAAGTGAACAACAGAAAATTGTATCAAGATTTGTGTGACGCCCTAAAGGAAATGGGCTATGACAAAACCCCCGAGCAATGCAAGACAAAGATTCATACGCTGAAGAGGCAATATCGTCAAAGCAAGACCTTACTGACGACAAGTGGAGTGGAAAGGGAGGCAT ATGAGGAAGAGAGGAGGACGTTTGACGCCAAGTCAGCTGACATGTCTGACATATCGGACATAAGGCACAGTGGCGAAACTGAAAAGTTAGTTGCTGACCCCATTCCCAGCACCAGTGCTGACTGTGTAAATTCTCAACACATGCCTGTTGATGCTCTGTCTGCAAGCAAGAGGAAAGATTGGAAGACAGATGGAAAGAAAGATGGGAAAACAGATGGAAAGAAAGATGGGAAGAatgagaagaaagaagaaacGAATGATGGAAAGGAGGAAAACCGAAAGAGATCATTTGACAAAAGCGAGACAGGAAGTAAGAGAGTGAAGAGGACCCGAAAGCAGACAGCACTAACAGCAGTGATGGAGGGATTTGCAACTAGCAACGAAAACAAAGATGAGAAATTTATATCGTTAGAACAGAAGAAGCTGGACGTGGAGATGCGGAAGATAGACCTGGAACGAATACGGCTGGAGATGGAAATGCAACAGAAAAGAGAAGAAAGGGAGCATCAGTACAAAATGATGTCCATGGTTATGAGCCGCATACAAACAATGTAG